atttgagaaaaatcaaaattatgcttttatttaaagagttggatttttataatttttatctttatccactaattaattttttgtttaagtAAGTGAAATATTGaaatcacaaaaaaaaataaaaatgctaCACATatgtttaaatatttaaataatatatatatatatatatatatattttttttttttttagaattctctttttattttcttccaagtttattttttctttatgtgCATCATTTTATTTAGACCTTCACATTATggtaaataatttaaagaaaaaaaaaataaaaaaaaataaaaaattgataacATATAATTACGtacattttttatgaatttttttcagCTTTACGATTATTTCCTaccaaattttttttatttaacagTTATTAACATcctttttatatcattttgtTTATTGATATTGTCaataactaaaaatattctcttaagataatttttagtttttaggataaaaaatattgttcatcatattttcttttttaaaaggaTTCCATTTCCTGTccttaagaaaaaaaaaaaattatgaaaattaaattaaaatataattttgtagAAACTTTTGTTTTCTAgcttataattttaatagtatgttttttttttttttttttttttttatgtttaaattatatttaaattgtatttgtctttttatttatacactcttttatttatattattacttttttaatgttttatgtttttattttttgctttatattaaaaattatttaaatgtttgaattttctttttttcaatatatatatatatataaattgtattcatattttatgTACCGTTCTTACATttctatattaatattttacttttttttttttttataattatttttttttttcttttttcttttttatgttaCACATATAATATATGCATACATTCCACCAGGATTCTccatatgaaataaaaatttcttcatttttttgtatGTCCTGTTGAGCATAGAatatcataattttattgCAAGTAACTGTTTCCTAAGATATgaaaagatatatttaaaaaaataaaaataataataaataaaaaagattgtatatgtttacttttttttgagTAATAGGAAAAATTTGAACAAATGCATTAGGTGTACTAGAATGATTATATAGCATTCCATGCCCTAACGGCAAAAGTTTATAATTTGttgtttcctttttttttgttaaaatatcaactattttcttatttatattttcttgttCACTTTCAAATAAGCAATCTACTAATATTTTTGGTATTTGCTCATTTTCTATTTCAATTGTAGGACATACTTCAAttacttcatttttttttattatgtctAATGAAAAAACTCCTAGGCCATTATAAATAGAATTACCAATATATATCttcttatatatatcattataaTTGATATTTTCcttctttaaaatattttttaggGCATTTTTAGCAAAATAATTGTGAAAACTTCTTTTAATGATAATCattcataaaataattttttaacgttgtaaaaaaaaaaaaatgaactaTATACTTTACTACtcaagaatatatttttttaagcaGTACATACCAAATGTTTTAACTCATATTAAAGTTGAAATTTTTgtatatcatatatatacaattataatgaaataataattatatattttcgacaattttttaatattatacttCTAATCATcactaaaaaaatatcaacttattttacaaatatttcatattttttaactttaaatttatataagaaaaaaaaaaaaaaattaaaaattaaaacttaaTTGTCGcaatatatttcaaaatgTATAACTTTATTAGTAAATATGAATTACACTTTAAGTATATacatttaattaataaattttttaaaaaattaaatcatataattaaaatatcaatttctctaaatatatatatatattatttaaatcctTTTAATAGTAAAAGTACACATACATGTATACATAATAAATATAGAtgcaaattaaaaaaaaaaaagagaaaaaaggaaataaaagaaaagtatccaaaatatagaaaacatttttattcatatattttcatttaatacaaatcattattattgatctaaactaaaattataaatttaattaaaaaaaaagaaaataatgtatatattttaaaaaaaattatccaAGCATATGAACAGGCATTGCAAAAGATTCATGAACATTTTCTAAATTACTTAGACTTTCCTCTAAGTGCTTGGGAATTAAAgaattatcaaaaaatatatattttttttttctttttttcttataataaacattataataaataagagACAAAGCacatattgaaaaaaaactGTGAAATTGATCTGTTTCTCTGTAAAtcaaattttcattttcaaaataattaaaattttggtTTTTTAGATTGTTTTCATTTTGTTCAATTCTTGAAAATCctcctttatttttatcttgacatttcaaaataaaatttatcagtatatttacattaaataattttctaaGATCTTTTTTCATAGCAACTAAACTACTCAAAACCCACCATGCATAGCAAACGTCATGATCTTTTCCCACCCTTCCATTAATTCCATAGTTCTCATATCTATCACATAACCacctaaaaaatataaaaaattaagtgaataataataaaataaataagaaaattctcaaataatttaaaaatttacatacGAATATATTTAcacaaataaatttaatttatttagacaaaaaaaaaaaaaaaaaaagaaataatggctgaatataaagaatttttggtaaaattttattaaatatatataaacctgattaatttttttttgagaatggagttatatgaaaaataatttttattattttcatcttttaataaatttaatgaatttattgCACAAAATGTTGTCCCAGCATGCGACTCGGAGCCTGGATAATTTGAAAATCCTCCATCTAAATTAAAACAGTTGATTATccaatgtatatatttatctttattattatatatattaatccatatatttcttttctttagTATAAGATTAATGAGATATAAAGAAGATAAAGAACAAAACATAAAACGCATATCACCATCAAACTGAAATCTTATACTACtcaaagaaaaatgaaagaagCCTCTTTCCTCATCAAGAAGaaagtatataaaattatatatttctaataATACTTTTGTGCTTATATCATTTTCACTtactttatttaataaaaataatatttgaaTAGCACTTAAAGTAGAAATTACATTTGGTTCatataaatactttttattacatGGAGAAAAACCTCTTataataaacttttttactttttttttctttttttctaatttgtatttttttttattttcattgtaTATTTCATCATATGCTTGGCTATTTACTTCACTATTAATTATCTTTTTACTTTCTGGGTACTCAAGTATTGCACAACTATTTGTATTACtatgttttttattaatatttttattcttctcgtcaaaatttatttttaatgaacaTAGATCaattttttcatcttcacttttttttatttttttaaaatctaCTTTATTAGATTTAGAATCATTTTCAACTTTATTCATTAATTTATCAATATCTTTATccgaaaaaaaatatttttcttttttcatattataaatgtacttttcttttattttttttgtttgcaAGCATTGCATTACTAATAGATAAATGatttctattatttctttttctagtatttcatctaatttttttctatttttatttactatcAAAAGACCACTTAGAACCCAAAATATCCCACTAAGAAAAAAGGATTCATACTTattagataatttttttacatttgatttatttgataatttttcaattatcgtatttaaaaagtatttttcatgtaaatttaaatgtagttccattatttaaaacatataaaatttaacataagggaaaaaaaaaaaaaaaataaaaaaaatataaataaaataataatagaaataatattaaaaaacagtttaaaaaatgtaaagtATGTCATAGGTCAATGTCCAGAACAAAATAAAagactaaaaaaaaaaaaaaaaaatttaagtatttaatatttcaaatatttaatataaatattttaattaaaatatgttaaaaatatatgaataaatatatatatatatttactattAATCCACTGAAGATATCCCCATATAAAACATCtgattttttcaaaaaaaatgaattaaaattacttttaatatgaaaatatgtCATTAATGTGCCAATAAtagtaaacaaaaaaaaaaaaagaaaaccaTATATACCTTGAATTCCTAATATCCCAACAGTAATTCCACTTATTATTCCATAAAATTGTTTACttaatattaatgaattttgattatgttttattttatgttcatcatattttttatcatctAAGAATTTTAAGTCTAAACTACTCATTAAATTAACTTCATGTtccttattattattttttttttccattattaatttaaaaaaaggataaatGGCAAAAGAAGATTTATTTAATACTTAAATTTATAGTttgaattaatataattataaaaaaaaaaaaaatatatataaatatatatatatatattataaaatgtatgacaaaaaatatatttataaaatatttacacAATTTGTAAAAAGTgtaagttttaataaaaatacatattttaaaaaaagtgatatattttaattaaagttattttatattcttaaaaagaaaatatcaAGTTAAATATGTattgttaaaaataaatatattacaaaaaaaaaaaaaattaaaaaaatgtttacaTATATGTCAATATTATgcaaattttatattaaatcttaaaatactaaaataaagaaataacataaaaaattaaataaaagaatgaactttttaattttattttttaagaaatcaATAAATATACTTTCATTTTTCTACATTTGTATTATATCATAAAGTTAATAATTcttaaaacaatttttaaaatcttaAAAATGTGTCACTAAATAAGGTGTTatcctattttttttttttttttgttcagatgttaattaaaattataagaaatagAAAGTCTAAAGTtagatttaatttttaaaactacAAAGAGCACAATAATGCTTTTCTTACATTtagttataaaataaaaatttgacTTTTTAATAGTTCTGTATTTATTCTATAAAAGTAgtaatatatgaaataaaagaacTTTTTCCTATATTCTGTGTAgatacacatatatattttattattacgaATTTGTTTTTGCTTATTTAATCGATAGTTGCTATTatcaatttaaaaatgaaagtatattatttaatttccatatatattaaaaataattgtatTTGCAATTTCTATCATACTTATTGTTGTAAGAATGATCATTTATTATTGAAATAGTTTCCATttagtttttcttttttgttgaTGTTACTggttaatttataatttaatttttttttttttttttttttatttcataaaattgtatctttttttttttttcctcccTTTTTGTAATATATCTTCAATTTCTgttcatattttttgttaaaataaaaatgtttaaaataaactatgtatacttatttattcatttttatttactagtCTACATAAAATGCATTGTTACTGATTCTTGCGATAAGACTAACTTGCATAATTGTTCTAGTATATATTGTTCACataataaattatcaaatatatatgagaattctaaatatatattaacagAGCTAGAAAATTTACTATATGATTTAagagatgaaaaaaattcacATCAATTAGGTTcaatcttttaaattttttttgttaaaaaaaaaataataataataataataataataataaattatattatttttagaaaatgaacttgataaaaaattagatttTGAAATAAAGTTCCCTATTTCTAAGGATTACGATGATTTGACGTATTTAACTTCAGATGAAGAATCCGAAAATGAAAGTAAATATAGAGAGCCAGTTCCTTATATAACTATAGATAGATTAAACGAAGGtttttttcttctctttttgtttatatgtaaccatataaattaataatatttatatgaactttttttttttttcccttttATTAATAGATTTAGATGATATGGAGAAGTCTCTTTtagtaataaaaacaaatagaCCATAATaatatcaaaataataaaatgctgttgatttaaatataattaatgaaattattaattataaaaaataagttgCATTATATTATTCCATTATAACATTTATaaatctaattttttattcacttttttttttaagaattataatataaataagatAGACAACTCAGCAAATAGACCTTTACAAAGTGATGAAGAAATTGATGTTGCTCTTTCAAGAATACATGATgtataattgaaaaaaaaattaaaataattatatataaatataaatatatatatatatatatattatttattttattagtttGAAGAACAACAAAAAAACTTTAAGGAAGAAATGAGgtctaaaaattaaaaaaaaaaaaaaattatattacagaataaatatataataatataaaactatattaatgatatttaaaattccataaaataatatatatatgcatgatattatttttatttcatatatagaaaatctaaattttatttcaattaCTTCAAACatcatattttcattttgtttcatttaaaaatatttttatatcgtAGTAAATACAATTTTAAGAGATATTTAAGATCacatataaaagaaaacacTTAAAAATTGCAAAAAAAGGTAATGagaaataaaagtataaacATATTctagaattttttaaaattttttcttttttttttcttctatgaataatgaaatatatgttaaataattaaaaattaaaaaaaaaaaaattatgaattatttttgttaattattttttttgtttttttttttttgttttattattttttttttttttatttttttatttgtcttataaataaacaaaaaaacataacaataaaaataattatttttaagattTTAAGAAAGGAAAGACTAATGTGGAGTAGGAACATAGCCATCtacataaaaatttcttGTCATTGGaggtaattttatttttattccattcaattctttttttagttttactTGGCAACCTAATCTTGAacttaagaaaaataataatcatataaatatatatacttaagaAGAATAACAgtataaaaatgttatataaaaaaggaaaaattataaataataattataataataataattgaaaatatataagtaaataaaattacgTTTCAGTTATACAAGGAGCTAGTTCTAGCATATCTATTTCGTTGTCCAATGCTTCTGGTATGagatcataaaatttttcatcAATTATTACGTGACAAGTAGAACAAGCACAAAATCCTTCACACGCAcctttaaaagaaaaaaatatagaaatttcaaaacataaaatataaaaaaaaaaaaaaaatataaaagaattaatataaaataatataccttcaatatttatattattatcatgaGCAACTTTTAATATACTATCTCCTATCTTAGCTTTAATTGTTTTTTCATAATTGTCTTGGCTTATAAATGTTACATcgcttcaaaaaaaattatgaaatacatatttttaattgtacaattaaatatgtaaaaatatattatatataaaaataaataaattaaaaatgtagtatatataataaaaatgaaaattaacttttattaattacatTTCATCTGAATTCTGAGTACAAAAATAATTGTTAGTATTAAGATAtgtgaaattatttttaatcttattatataaattccttttaaatttattgcCACTAAGAATACTAAAtcctaaaaaataaaaaaaaataaaagaaatattaatgtcatataaatatgtcttcttttaattatattttgttttttacttgaaatcattttttattcttcatttaattgtaaaatatttaaatatatatatatattcatatactttatttaacttttttatcacaaaataaataataaaattcttCTTATGAATGGaggaaaattttattaataaaaaggaattttaaaattatatttttgaaaatttatcttatatttaatacaccaaataaaataaaatcaatGAGAAATATTCATAgaattttcttaatttaaaatttttcacTTTACTAtgtttttatagaaaaatttaaaaaaaaaaaaaaagtttttataagaaatataatattttaaagacTTTCTGATGCttttaaaatacaaaaatatgattgaaaattatgattttcctttaaaattttttttcatcttatttttaatgttttcGTAGGAACTAGGCTCATTATTTCaaggaatatttttatatcattcatttttttttaaattagtaTTTAAGACTATTTTTcattcttctattttttatgaattgcATATTTATACTTAtctaactttttttttttaatttaaaaatgaatcttataattttttaaaaagaaaattgcTACAATTATACTAATTTTTgagtataattttttttttcttgatttTTTCTTAAGGTTTAAcagaatatttaaataaatgtataaaaGTTTAAGAACTATGTAGAgtgttaaaaaaatataaaattataaaatgtatgttttaattttaaagtatatgctatatatatatattatatatgtagtaattttttttttcaattatattaatgagatatatatttatttttatgattcaaaatattttaataagaaaaaataaaaaagattaaattaaaaattatattttttattgaatgACTTCTTTGAGGCATCTATATtctgataatttttttttccatgtTATTTTAAGTGATTTATGTTTAATTTACCTAAAAACTTACaattttaattcaaaaaatcctaacaaaaatattatggaaaatatttcatttaaaaaagtaaaaagcGAAAATAGCATCTCTTCTAAATAtgcaaaaattaatttttcttttttatgaaaagtatttaaaatttgccttttttatattaaatatatctttttctattttttatacaatatatatatatatatatatatattatagaagatttaaatagatatatttatatttaaatttgtaCGTCAATTTCataattatgaatataatagACCAcactaaaaaataatttcatttatgttaatattaatgatatagtgaatataatattaaaaatgttcactgaaaataaaaaaggttttaaatatttatattcctcttaaaatagatatattaggtaaatgtataaaataaagcaatttatataataatagaaaattattaACTATTAGGTACACATAGATcttcattataattattcataattattaaaattgtgcaaaaaataaaaaaaaaattattatatctgTATACAAGAAAACTACTAAAGTTGTTTAATTACAAGAAATcttgttttattaattttcctTGGAACAATAAACCTTTTAATTATGCACAtctaatatttatttatttttttttttttataactagtGAAAAATAGGGGACACAAGTATATGTATGTATGACTTTTTGtgtatgtatttttttatttatagttTTCATAAATTCCTcttgatataaaaaataaggaaaCTAATTCATTtagtttatatttatttacatattttttaaatatatgtttctATTAAcctacttatttttttttcttttcttttcttataATTACATCTTAtatagtttaaaaaaaaaaaaatatacttttacaacactttttgttttaatctttagaaaatattatattaaatttaataataacactctgtttatattatttcaaaGGAAacatttcatatatatatttgttttttcttttattatctaaacaaatttatacttttgatttttctttcttataaatattatagtttttttttttctctcagGAAAATTTTAACctgtt
The sequence above is drawn from the Plasmodium relictum strain SGS1 genome assembly, chromosome: 14 genome and encodes:
- a CDS encoding geranylgeranyl transferase type2 beta subunit, putative gives rise to the protein MELHLNLHEKYFLNTIIEKLSNKSNVKKLSNKYESFFLSGIFWVLSGLLIVNKNRKKLDEILEKEIIEIIYLLVMQCLQTKKIKEKYIYNMKKEKYFFSDKDIDKLMNKVENDSKSNKVDFKKIKKSEDEKIDLCSLKINFDEKNKNINKKHSNTNSCAILEYPESKKIINSEVNSQAYDEIYNENKKKYKLEKKKKKVKKFIIRGFSPCNKKYLYEPNVISTLSAIQILFLLNKVSENDISTKVLLEIYNFIYFLLDEERGFFHFSLSSIRFQFDGDMRFMFCSLSSLYLINLILKKRNIWINIYNNKDKYIHWIINCFNLDGGFSNYPGSESHAGTTFCAINSLNLLKDENNKNYFSYNSILKKKLIRWLCDRYENYGINGRVGKDHDVCYAWWVLSSLVAMKKDLRKLFNVNILINFILKCQDKNKGGFSRIEQNENNLKNQNFNYFENENLIYRETDQFHSFFSICALSLIYYNVYYKKKRKKKYIFFDNSLIPKHLEESLSNLENVHESFAMPVHMLG
- the SET5 gene encoding histone-lysine N-methyltransferase, putative is translated as MIIIKRSFHNYFAKNALKNILKKENINYNDIYKKIYIGNSIYNGLGVFSLDIIKKNEVIEVCPTIEIENEQIPKILVDCLFESEQENINKKIVDILTKKKETTNYKLLPLGHGMLYNHSSTPNAFVQIFPITQKKETVTCNKIMIFYAQQDIQKNEEIFISYGESWWNVCIYYMCNIKKKKEKKK
- a CDS encoding adrenodoxin-type ferredoxin, putative, giving the protein MISRFSILSGNKFKRNLYNKIKNNFTYLNTNNYFCTQNSDEIDVTFISQDNYEKTIKAKIGDSILKVAHDNNINIEGACEGFCACSTCHVIIDEKFYDLIPEALDNEIDMLELAPCITETSRLGCQVKLKKELNGIKIKLPPMTRNFYVDGYVPTPH
- the EMC6 gene encoding ER membrane protein complex subunit 6, putative codes for the protein MEKKNNNKEHEVNLMSSLDLKFLDDKKYDEHKIKHNQNSLILSKQFYGIISGITVGILGIQGIYGFLFFFLFTIIGTLMTYFHIKSNFNSFFLKKSDVLYGDIFSGLISFILFWTLTYDILYIF